Proteins from a single region of Aureibacter tunicatorum:
- a CDS encoding sensor histidine kinase, translating into MNIKGYLQKTTVYNFRSIMRRLALITVFTVGLTLFMMYFVDIPPGINIYVDIIGVVLAFLVVSEFIVLLDLYLEYKEPLSFNNITRRISMQFGFSWGFTIFVFLVLFFTFYDKRFLDDENFVLASSFFILTMLLLFTCVSFISILIRVFRTWIELNKEMESLKLEKMELKYKALQDQLNPHFFFNNLSALKSLILLKEERSALRFIQDFSSICRYVLQKSDWITVSVAEDVEFTKQYFELQKIRNEDGLEMMIDIPDEYMEKEIPPMAIQLLVENAIKHNIATEEQMLRIRIEVEGEYMVIRNNLQRKATYHSTGKGLSNLKRRFAHLTSLPVRIEQDDKEFEVFLPII; encoded by the coding sequence ATGAATATTAAAGGATATTTGCAGAAGACGACTGTTTATAATTTCAGGTCGATCATGAGGCGATTGGCTCTGATCACGGTTTTTACAGTCGGCCTGACTTTATTCATGATGTATTTTGTGGACATTCCTCCCGGTATCAATATTTATGTTGATATCATTGGAGTCGTGTTAGCTTTTTTGGTTGTTTCGGAATTTATTGTGCTATTGGATTTGTATCTGGAGTACAAAGAGCCCTTGTCCTTTAATAATATTACCAGAAGGATTTCCATGCAATTTGGGTTTAGCTGGGGTTTTACGATTTTCGTATTCTTGGTCTTGTTTTTTACTTTTTATGACAAGAGATTTTTGGATGATGAAAATTTTGTGCTGGCATCCTCATTTTTTATTCTGACCATGTTGCTCCTTTTTACTTGTGTTAGTTTCATCTCGATATTGATAAGAGTATTTAGAACTTGGATAGAGTTGAATAAGGAGATGGAAAGCCTTAAGCTGGAAAAAATGGAATTGAAATACAAAGCGCTTCAAGACCAGCTTAATCCGCATTTTTTTTTCAATAACCTGAGCGCTTTAAAATCCTTGATTCTTTTAAAAGAAGAGAGGTCAGCTTTAAGATTTATACAAGATTTTTCATCTATATGCAGATATGTTTTGCAAAAGTCAGATTGGATTACTGTTAGTGTGGCCGAGGATGTTGAATTCACAAAACAGTATTTTGAACTGCAAAAAATCAGAAACGAGGATGGCCTTGAAATGATGATAGACATTCCTGATGAGTATATGGAAAAAGAGATTCCTCCTATGGCTATACAACTATTGGTTGAAAACGCTATAAAGCATAATATTGCTACTGAGGAGCAAATGTTAAGAATCCGCATAGAGGTGGAGGGGGAATATATGGTAATTAGAAATAATCTCCAGAGGAAAGCCACTTATCATTCAACAGGTAAAGGTCTTTCAAATTTGAAAAGAAGATTTGCCCATTTGACATCCTTGCCAGTGAGAATCGAGCAAGATGATAAAGAATTTGAAGTTTTTCTTCCGATAATTTAG
- a CDS encoding TolC family protein, which yields MKEFKYIVLLIILCGLMITRSQAQVTLSSEDCRRLVVENNKDLKEAELRIKEAEANMKIAKKAYLPSVEASATGIYSPNLELVLGPEMMTNNLSMFATDVMMSQPIYAGGKIKAINAQAKIGQEMAGQSYELTHAEILLLADQAYWNLAAAKEAVGLSDNYLTMLTEMEDQMNAMYEVGLAPASEKLKVGVQKNQAEINLVKAKNGVEIATAYLNQLLGQELETEIILSDALIDDDHNRVNVNGGLEKALNNRNELKLAENQILLAEYDRKIARADYLPEAGVTAGYMYAYADKIGENIDPIGLVGGRVSIPVFHFGERKQKEQLAKIKKEKAQNDYSKTEDYVTLEIKQISLELEENYQQVLMSIKNVGQATESLEETKVSFDAQLNTTADVLNAQAEWQKAHFDLIIALRDYELKKTSWEKAIGALTNHNID from the coding sequence ATGAAAGAATTTAAATATATAGTATTGCTCATCATATTATGCGGTTTGATGATTACGCGATCCCAGGCTCAGGTTACACTGAGCTCTGAGGATTGCCGAAGATTGGTTGTTGAAAACAACAAGGATCTTAAGGAAGCAGAATTGAGAATCAAGGAAGCTGAAGCTAATATGAAGATTGCGAAAAAAGCTTATTTGCCAAGTGTGGAGGCGTCTGCGACAGGAATTTACTCTCCGAATTTGGAATTGGTCTTAGGACCTGAGATGATGACTAATAACTTAAGCATGTTCGCTACGGATGTTATGATGTCTCAACCGATTTATGCTGGAGGTAAGATCAAGGCGATTAACGCTCAGGCAAAGATTGGACAAGAGATGGCTGGGCAAAGCTATGAATTGACCCATGCTGAAATCTTGCTTTTAGCGGACCAGGCGTATTGGAATTTAGCTGCGGCTAAAGAGGCTGTGGGATTGTCGGATAATTATTTGACAATGCTGACGGAAATGGAAGATCAGATGAATGCCATGTATGAAGTTGGTTTGGCGCCTGCAAGTGAAAAGCTTAAAGTTGGCGTTCAAAAAAATCAAGCGGAGATAAATCTTGTAAAGGCTAAAAATGGCGTTGAGATAGCGACGGCTTATTTGAATCAGCTTTTGGGACAAGAGTTAGAGACTGAAATTATCTTGTCGGACGCATTGATTGATGATGATCACAATAGGGTGAATGTGAACGGTGGACTTGAAAAAGCTTTGAATAACAGAAATGAGTTGAAGCTTGCTGAAAACCAGATTTTATTGGCGGAGTATGATAGGAAAATAGCTCGCGCGGACTATTTGCCGGAAGCAGGCGTTACAGCAGGCTACATGTATGCTTATGCTGATAAAATCGGTGAAAATATTGATCCGATAGGACTTGTTGGAGGTAGAGTTTCCATTCCTGTGTTTCATTTCGGCGAGAGAAAGCAGAAAGAGCAGCTAGCCAAAATCAAAAAGGAAAAAGCTCAAAATGACTATTCCAAAACGGAGGATTATGTGACATTGGAAATCAAGCAAATCTCGCTTGAATTGGAGGAGAATTATCAACAAGTATTGATGTCCATCAAGAATGTTGGACAAGCGACAGAAAGCTTGGAGGAGACGAAGGTGAGTTTTGACGCTCAGCTTAACACGACCGCTGATGTGCTTAATGCTCAAGCGGAGTGGCAAAAAGCGCATTTTGACTTGATCATTGCTTTGAGAGATTATGAGCTTAAGAAGACGTCTTGGGAAAAGGCGATTGGAGCGTTGACTAACCATAATATTGATTAG
- a CDS encoding efflux RND transporter permease subunit, whose translation MLEKILEQKALLIMLFVGVVIGGLYSYMRIGKLEDAEIPVKTAMVITMYPGANAHEVELEVSDVLEKGIRRLENVDYIESRSEAGLSVIKVNIKNDVKTSELPQLWDHLRRKVGDIKSQLPSGAYEPIVNDDFADTYGILYAVTSDGHSLPELNKYTQYIERELLTVPGVKRSQIFGMQNEAIEIVFSEEKLAGMSMNPMMIAQAMQSQGEIVNSGTVKVGTESVRIDVGDRMTSLEDVNNLLLQMPSGGSVRLGDIAKVNRSFYEPKRNALHFNGQMALSLGLSNESNINVVQLGARVDERLAEIKKNLPAGIEVETIYSQPDRVDNSVDEFVLNLVMSVGIVIIVLLFAMGFRSGLLISSGLVFTILATLITMNAIDLPLHRVTLAAIILAMGMLVDNSIVVADGILIDLKKGMKPSLAFVNTAKKTSWPLLAATMIAILAFLPLGMAPHAAGEFLSSLFTVLVISLLLSWIFAMVQTPFMAKFFYRKEVNQDASNDNNNGVYDSKVYKVFRKMVTWTLWHKRGFVAFCTVVLFLSFFGFRYVKMDFIPKTPYDQFIIEYTLDNGSDIKSVEADMYKAEKDVMKIDKVVSVTTAIGSTPARYTMLRPMAQGGSHYGEMIVEMEELDDVEQAMKEVNEYFKLNYPHATVRVMEYGAAFEDYPVEILVTGPDPAVLRGISAQVKEVLRDEPTAKNIDDNLGNKTKRYMPSFDNDQAQALGLTRKDMAQSILVASTGMPIGLVNENDKQIPVMLKSSRELSDNIEDMNSIPVWGSMSRGSVPLGQITNSVSLGWEDQVVFRRNGKRAIKVQSDVRNGHTGEELVANVKKEVEAIELPDGYELSWKGMVGASQDANEALFKFLPMALGLMVLIIVALFNNLKQPMIIFLMVPLAFIGIVMGFLITGEFLNFMGIIGALGLIGMMIKNAIVLLDEIKLGIKEGKHPAEATIDASVSRMRPVMMASLTTILGMLPLLWDAMFISMAITIMFGLLVGSLITLFVVPVLYALFYNVDAKQVKNI comes from the coding sequence ATGCTGGAGAAGATATTGGAACAAAAAGCACTGCTGATAATGTTGTTTGTCGGCGTGGTGATAGGCGGTTTGTATTCTTATATGAGAATAGGAAAGCTTGAGGATGCTGAAATACCAGTCAAGACAGCAATGGTAATCACCATGTATCCGGGAGCTAACGCGCATGAAGTAGAGTTGGAAGTTTCTGATGTGCTGGAAAAAGGCATCAGAAGATTGGAAAATGTAGATTATATAGAGTCAAGATCTGAAGCCGGTCTTTCCGTAATCAAAGTGAACATTAAAAATGATGTTAAAACTTCGGAATTGCCTCAGCTTTGGGACCACTTGAGAAGAAAAGTAGGAGATATCAAATCTCAGTTGCCTTCTGGAGCTTATGAGCCAATAGTCAATGACGACTTTGCAGATACTTATGGTATTCTGTACGCTGTGACTTCAGACGGACATTCTTTGCCGGAATTGAATAAATACACTCAGTACATTGAGCGTGAATTGTTGACAGTGCCGGGAGTGAAGAGGTCGCAAATCTTCGGTATGCAAAATGAAGCGATAGAAATCGTTTTTTCCGAAGAGAAGCTGGCGGGAATGTCGATGAATCCGATGATGATTGCGCAAGCAATGCAGTCTCAAGGAGAAATTGTGAATTCGGGTACTGTGAAAGTGGGTACGGAATCAGTAAGAATAGATGTTGGTGATCGTATGACGAGCTTGGAGGATGTGAACAACTTGTTGCTTCAAATGCCTTCAGGAGGATCTGTGAGATTGGGAGATATCGCCAAGGTGAATCGTTCGTTTTACGAGCCGAAAAGAAACGCATTGCATTTCAACGGTCAAATGGCTTTAAGCTTAGGTTTGTCTAATGAAAGCAATATTAATGTGGTTCAATTGGGAGCTAGAGTCGATGAGCGTCTAGCGGAAATAAAGAAAAATTTGCCTGCGGGTATTGAGGTGGAGACTATTTATTCTCAACCGGACAGAGTTGACAATTCAGTGGATGAATTCGTGCTTAACTTGGTAATGTCAGTAGGTATTGTGATTATCGTTTTATTGTTTGCGATGGGCTTTAGATCGGGATTGTTGATTTCAAGTGGATTGGTATTCACGATTTTAGCGACGTTGATTACGATGAATGCAATCGACCTTCCATTGCACAGAGTGACTTTGGCGGCTATCATACTTGCGATGGGTATGTTGGTTGACAATTCCATAGTAGTTGCTGACGGTATCTTGATAGATCTCAAAAAAGGGATGAAGCCATCATTGGCATTCGTCAATACAGCTAAGAAAACATCTTGGCCATTGCTTGCAGCGACAATGATTGCTATTTTGGCTTTCTTGCCACTGGGAATGGCTCCGCACGCCGCGGGAGAGTTTTTGTCTTCTTTGTTTACAGTTTTGGTAATTTCATTATTGCTGAGTTGGATCTTCGCAATGGTTCAGACGCCATTCATGGCCAAGTTCTTTTATAGAAAAGAAGTGAACCAAGATGCGTCAAATGACAATAATAATGGTGTTTATGATTCAAAAGTCTATAAGGTATTTAGAAAAATGGTTACATGGACTTTGTGGCATAAAAGAGGGTTCGTGGCTTTTTGCACCGTAGTGTTGTTTTTGTCATTCTTTGGTTTCAGATATGTGAAGATGGATTTTATTCCAAAGACGCCTTATGATCAATTTATCATTGAATACACGCTGGATAATGGCAGTGATATCAAGTCGGTAGAGGCGGATATGTATAAGGCTGAAAAGGATGTAATGAAAATAGATAAGGTTGTGTCCGTAACAACAGCTATTGGATCTACTCCAGCAAGATATACGATGTTGAGACCAATGGCCCAAGGTGGAAGCCATTATGGCGAGATGATCGTAGAGATGGAGGAACTGGATGATGTGGAGCAAGCTATGAAGGAAGTGAATGAATACTTCAAGCTTAATTATCCTCATGCTACAGTGAGAGTGATGGAGTATGGAGCTGCGTTTGAGGATTACCCTGTTGAGATATTGGTTACAGGTCCTGATCCGGCTGTTTTGAGAGGCATCTCGGCTCAGGTAAAAGAAGTGCTTAGAGATGAGCCTACGGCAAAGAATATAGATGACAATCTTGGCAACAAGACCAAGCGATATATGCCAAGCTTTGACAATGATCAAGCGCAAGCATTGGGACTGACAAGAAAAGACATGGCTCAATCGATTTTGGTTGCCAGTACAGGTATGCCAATAGGTTTAGTGAATGAGAACGACAAGCAGATTCCTGTGATGTTGAAATCTTCAAGAGAGTTGTCTGATAATATAGAAGACATGAATTCCATACCTGTATGGGGATCTATGTCAAGAGGTAGTGTGCCGCTGGGCCAGATTACTAATTCTGTTTCATTAGGATGGGAAGATCAAGTGGTCTTTAGAAGAAATGGCAAAAGAGCGATTAAGGTGCAAAGCGATGTTCGCAATGGTCATACGGGTGAAGAGCTTGTTGCTAATGTGAAAAAAGAGGTAGAGGCTATTGAACTCCCGGATGGATATGAATTGTCATGGAAAGGTATGGTAGGAGCTTCTCAGGATGCCAATGAAGCGTTGTTTAAGTTTTTGCCAATGGCATTAGGTCTGATGGTTTTGATCATTGTGGCATTATTCAATAATCTAAAGCAACCGATGATTATTTTCCTTATGGTTCCTTTGGCATTTATAGGAATTGTGATGGGATTCTTGATTACAGGCGAATTCTTGAACTTCATGGGTATTATCGGAGCGCTTGGCTTGATAGGAATGATGATTAAGAATGCTATAGTGCTATTGGATGAAATCAAATTGGGTATCAAAGAAGGAAAGCATCCTGCGGAAGCGACAATTGATGCGTCTGTTTCGAGGATGAGGCCAGTGATGATGGCTTCATTGACTACCATATTGGGAATGTTGCCGCTGTTATGGGATGCAATGTTTATCTCAATGGCTATCACGATTATGTTTGGCCTGCTCGTAGGGTCATTGATCACATTGTTTGTGGTTCCGGTGCTTTACGCGCTGTTCTATAATGTCGATGCCAAACAAGTCAAAAACATCTAA
- a CDS encoding efflux RND transporter periplasmic adaptor subunit: MMRHAIKLMILMTLAYGFSCQSKQESSQADEKLVKAVQIANEVGEGKLKVNGEIKEKKEAMLSFRVGGPLHQMKVKQGDFVKKGQLLAEIDPRDYQIQVKQNKAQYDQVKGEYERYKQLFEKGKLPENSYQKIKSGYELATVAYDHSKNQLRDTRLVAPFSGYVSAKFVNNFETVGPGVPVISIIDVQAMDVIVKVPSSRISLISEDVMAEAEIPSAGLKSLPLEFVSVGQKSGMDDLYEVKFSFADDNNEQLKSGMLASVNIKLPAKDVEYIHLPVESILRESGKDYVWTVQENGSVKKIEVNLIGLANGGKVKLSSNQLKANSWVVTAGVNALLEGQKVKVLENASSTNVGGLL; this comes from the coding sequence ATGATGAGACATGCTATTAAACTTATGATTCTTATGACTTTGGCTTATGGCTTTAGTTGCCAATCTAAGCAGGAGTCTTCTCAAGCAGATGAGAAGTTGGTGAAAGCAGTTCAAATAGCCAATGAAGTTGGTGAGGGAAAGTTGAAAGTAAATGGTGAGATAAAAGAAAAAAAGGAAGCAATGCTTTCGTTCAGAGTTGGCGGGCCTTTGCATCAGATGAAAGTCAAACAAGGCGATTTTGTTAAAAAAGGTCAATTGCTGGCGGAGATAGATCCTAGGGATTATCAGATTCAAGTAAAGCAGAATAAAGCTCAGTATGATCAAGTAAAGGGAGAGTATGAGCGTTATAAGCAATTGTTTGAAAAAGGTAAATTGCCTGAAAATTCCTATCAAAAAATCAAATCAGGATATGAGTTGGCGACAGTGGCTTATGACCATAGCAAAAATCAATTAAGGGATACGAGATTGGTGGCTCCGTTCTCAGGTTATGTGTCAGCCAAGTTTGTTAATAATTTTGAAACAGTTGGCCCGGGAGTTCCAGTGATTTCAATCATAGACGTGCAAGCGATGGATGTGATTGTGAAGGTGCCTTCTAGCAGAATATCATTGATTAGCGAGGATGTTATGGCGGAAGCTGAAATTCCTAGCGCTGGATTGAAGTCCTTGCCTTTGGAGTTTGTCTCTGTAGGTCAAAAATCAGGAATGGATGACCTTTATGAAGTGAAATTTTCATTTGCAGATGATAATAACGAACAACTTAAATCAGGAATGTTGGCAAGCGTGAATATCAAGCTTCCAGCCAAAGATGTGGAATATATTCATCTTCCTGTTGAGTCTATCTTAAGAGAGTCTGGAAAAGACTATGTATGGACTGTTCAAGAAAATGGATCGGTGAAAAAGATCGAGGTTAATTTGATCGGATTGGCCAATGGAGGAAAAGTGAAGCTTAGCAGTAATCAACTAAAAGCGAATAGCTGGGTAGTTACAGCTGGTGTGAATGCTTTGCTTGAAGGTCAAAAAGTGAAAGTGCTTGAAAATGCAAGTTCAACCAATGTAGGAGGGCTGTTGTAA